In the Cucurbita pepo subsp. pepo cultivar mu-cu-16 chromosome LG17, ASM280686v2, whole genome shotgun sequence genome, AAGATTCATAAACACATCCAAATGACAAAGCCGAAAGCAACTAGAGCAGTTGAATTCACATCACAGCACACATGTCATTAACAAATAGATCAAACAAAGCCGGCAGCCATAAAAATTCTAAGAACAAACATCCAAAATAGTCTTCTCAATCATGTTTATATAATATCTCTTCCAAAGCTTGTTTTCCCCTTCCTATTCTCCCAAAAATCTCATCTTTTTTCGTTATGGATTCAGAAAAATTGGGCAGTAGTTCGGAGAGTTCGAGCGAAGAACAATCCGATCGAGTAAACGAAGACGATTCGGATTCGTTTGGGGTTAAACGTTCATATGGGTGCATATTTTGCAAGCGTGGGTTCACCAACGCTCAAGCTCTTGGAGGGCATATGAATATCCATAGAAAAGATCGAGCCAATAAAGCTAAGCAAGTCGCGTCTTTTTGTGTTCCAAGCAAGCAAATTGAGCCATCCACGTTCGTGAATACGTCTAATTTTGAGCCACTTTTGGTTGGGTCTAAGGTGAGTTATGCACCATCCGGTTCGAACCCAGATGGGTACTTCCAAGAACTTGGAGACTTGAATATGAACCTTTGGGGGGAAGATTTGAGCCTAAGAATTGAACCAAGTAAGGGGAGGAGAGGGGTTTGGAGCGGCGAGGGTTTGGATTTGGAGCTTCGACTTGGCC is a window encoding:
- the LOC111778706 gene encoding probable transcriptional regulator RABBIT EARS, with the protein product MDSEKLGSSSESSSEEQSDRVNEDDSDSFGVKRSYGCIFCKRGFTNAQALGGHMNIHRKDRANKAKQVASFCVPSKQIEPSTFVNTSNFEPLLVGSKVSYAPSGSNPDGYFQELGDLNMNLWGEDLSLRIEPSKGRRGVWSGEGLDLELRLGHYP